A genomic window from Pseudomonas cavernicola includes:
- the wbjC gene encoding UDP-2-acetamido-2,6-beta-L-arabino-hexul-4-ose reductase encodes MKVLITGANGFVGKNLVAHLSERKDIEVLCFIRGDDVAQLQVLMPEVDFVFHLAGVNRPQDPQEFKTGNTDLTQALCDAIEASGKLVPVLYTSSSQAELDNPYGSSKRGAEEALLELASKHGSAVYLFRLPNVFGKWARPNYNSAVATFCHNIARDLPIQINDLQARINLVYIDDVVTHFIAAMDGQSLGEPFVSVEPQYSISVGALAEQLQAFRDSRTSLISEPVGTGLVRALYSTYVSYLPPERFTYQVPKYGDPRGVFVEMLKTGDSGQFSYFTAHPGVTRGGHYHHSKTEKFLVIKGKACFRFRHIVSGEFYELFTTGEQPEIVETVPGWTHDITNVGDEEMIVMLWANEIFDRERPDTYARPVGTEA; translated from the coding sequence ATGAAAGTGCTGATTACTGGTGCCAATGGTTTTGTTGGCAAGAACCTGGTTGCGCACCTGAGTGAGCGTAAAGACATCGAGGTGCTTTGCTTCATACGTGGGGATGATGTTGCTCAGTTGCAGGTATTGATGCCCGAGGTGGACTTTGTGTTTCACCTGGCCGGAGTGAATCGCCCGCAGGATCCGCAAGAGTTCAAGACCGGCAATACCGACCTGACCCAGGCACTCTGTGATGCAATAGAAGCCAGCGGCAAGCTTGTGCCCGTGCTTTACACTTCATCCAGCCAGGCTGAATTGGACAACCCCTACGGCAGCAGCAAGCGTGGTGCCGAAGAGGCGTTGCTCGAGCTGGCCAGCAAGCATGGCTCTGCGGTGTATTTGTTTCGACTGCCCAATGTCTTCGGCAAGTGGGCTCGCCCGAACTACAACTCGGCGGTCGCGACCTTCTGTCACAACATTGCCCGTGATTTACCTATTCAGATCAACGATCTGCAAGCACGCATCAATCTCGTGTATATCGACGATGTGGTCACTCACTTCATCGCGGCGATGGATGGCCAGTCGCTTGGTGAGCCTTTCGTCAGTGTCGAACCGCAATACAGCATCAGCGTAGGAGCGTTGGCCGAGCAGCTGCAGGCATTTCGCGACAGCCGCACAAGCCTGATCAGCGAACCGGTTGGAACAGGCTTGGTGCGTGCGCTGTACTCCACTTATGTCAGCTACCTGCCGCCGGAGCGTTTTACCTATCAGGTGCCCAAGTACGGCGATCCGCGAGGGGTATTCGTGGAAATGCTCAAGACAGGTGATAGCGGTCAGTTCTCCTACTTTACAGCGCATCCTGGAGTGACCCGTGGAGGGCATTACCATCACTCGAAAACCGAAAAATTTCTGGTGATCAAAGGCAAGGCGTGCTTCCGCTTCCGCCACATCGTGTCTGGGGAGTTCTACGAGCTGTTCACCACCGGCGAGCAACCGGAGATCGTCGAAACCGTCCCGGGCTGGACCCACGACATCACCAATGTGGGTGATGAGGAAATGATTGTGATGCTCTGGGCCAACGAGATTTTCGACCGTGAGCGGCCGGATACCTACGCAAGACCGGTAGGGACTGAGGCATAG
- a CDS encoding polysaccharide biosynthesis protein, protein MFVGKTLMITGGTGSFGNAVLKRFLDTDIAEVRIFSRDEKKQDDMRKRYANSKLKFYIGDVRDYQSVLNATRGVDYIFHAAALKQVPSCEFHPMEAVKTNVIGTDNVLEAAIQNDVKRVVCLSTDKAVYPINAMGISKAMMEKVMVAKSRNDNKTVICGTRYGNVMASRGSVIPLFIEQIRAGKPLTLTDPNMTRFMMTLADAVDLVLYAFEHGNNGDLFVQKAPAATVETLAKALTQMLDMSEHPIQVIGTRHGEKLYEALLSREEMACAEDRGEYFRVPPDLRDLNYAKFVEQGEEKISRTEDYNSHNTERLDVEGMQRLLLKLDFMRAIQRGEHATPEE, encoded by the coding sequence ATGTTTGTCGGCAAAACTTTGATGATTACGGGGGGGACTGGGTCCTTTGGTAATGCGGTTCTCAAACGCTTCCTCGACACTGATATCGCTGAAGTCCGCATCTTCAGTCGCGACGAGAAGAAACAGGATGACATGCGCAAGCGCTATGCCAATTCCAAACTGAAGTTCTATATCGGTGATGTGCGCGACTACCAAAGCGTGCTCAATGCGACCCGTGGAGTGGATTACATCTTCCATGCCGCAGCGCTCAAGCAAGTGCCGTCTTGCGAGTTTCACCCGATGGAAGCGGTCAAGACCAACGTGATCGGCACCGACAACGTGCTGGAGGCAGCGATCCAGAATGACGTCAAGCGCGTAGTCTGTCTGAGCACTGACAAAGCGGTATATCCGATCAACGCCATGGGTATTTCCAAGGCGATGATGGAAAAGGTCATGGTCGCCAAGTCACGCAATGACAACAAGACCGTCATTTGCGGCACCCGTTACGGCAATGTTATGGCCTCGCGTGGTTCGGTGATCCCGCTGTTTATCGAGCAGATCCGCGCCGGTAAGCCGCTGACGCTAACCGACCCGAACATGACCCGCTTCATGATGACCCTGGCAGATGCCGTGGATCTGGTGCTGTATGCCTTCGAGCACGGCAACAACGGTGACCTGTTCGTGCAAAAAGCGCCGGCAGCCACTGTAGAAACTCTGGCCAAGGCGCTGACCCAGATGCTCGATATGTCCGAACACCCTATCCAGGTGATCGGCACCCGCCATGGCGAGAAGCTTTACGAGGCGTTGCTCAGCCGCGAGGAAATGGCTTGTGCTGAGGATAGGGGCGAGTACTTCCGTGTGCCCCCGGATCTGCGCGATCTCAACTACGCCAAGTTCGTGGAGCAGGGCGAGGAGAAAATTTCTCGCACCGAAGACTACAACTCACACAATACCGAACGGTTGGATGTGGAAGGTATGCAGCGCTTGTTGCTCAAACTGGATTTCATGCGTGCCATTCAGCGTGGCGAACACGCAACGCCTGAGGAGTGA
- a CDS encoding glycosyltransferase → MNLLILCTKYSLEEGCSWLTDSLAEELVETHKVVVVCLDWSGQYKNDFHIVKNGVEVYVFSTQRKFFRGRFGKILKWFFSAASIAPSVRRIFKDFNFDLVVSFSPALIMKPLLKAYKKQGCLTYLILWDFFPIYDSEFGLIPKPLKPVLKFVENGAYNDYDRIGVMSPENLSFLKGNFKLRSETAAEVLSIWGPNNVMVRSSQKYMDARKSNDFCDDLICVFGGQLVRGRGIDKVIELAIYAKRQKISAKFYIFGDGPEREKILSDIIAYDVSDVVVYKGFKPRDEYIRFLVGADLGLVFNSGAAVVPTFPSKSIDYLRAAVPILAYVEDATDFGNILEGNIRAGWSASPSNNSKLFENFSAVAQMTREDLFLVGAQGQAWYLENMTVRKISSQLVLCRSVGHDEEDIKM, encoded by the coding sequence ATGAATTTACTTATTTTGTGTACTAAGTACTCGCTCGAAGAGGGATGCTCTTGGTTGACTGATAGTCTGGCTGAAGAGCTTGTGGAAACACATAAAGTTGTCGTGGTTTGTTTGGATTGGTCGGGGCAGTACAAAAACGATTTCCATATTGTGAAAAATGGTGTTGAGGTTTATGTTTTTTCAACGCAAAGAAAATTCTTCAGAGGGCGATTCGGGAAAATATTAAAGTGGTTTTTCTCAGCGGCATCGATTGCGCCTTCAGTGCGGAGAATATTTAAGGATTTTAATTTCGATCTTGTTGTAAGCTTCTCTCCTGCATTGATTATGAAGCCGCTGCTCAAAGCATACAAAAAACAAGGATGTCTGACTTACCTCATACTTTGGGACTTTTTCCCAATTTATGACTCTGAATTTGGGTTGATACCGAAGCCTTTGAAGCCGGTTCTTAAATTTGTAGAGAATGGTGCTTATAATGACTATGATCGAATTGGTGTTATGTCCCCGGAAAATTTATCTTTTTTGAAGGGAAATTTTAAATTGCGTTCCGAGACTGCGGCAGAGGTTTTAAGTATTTGGGGGCCAAATAATGTCATGGTCCGTAGCTCGCAGAAATATATGGATGCTAGAAAGTCGAATGATTTTTGTGATGATTTAATTTGTGTATTCGGTGGTCAGTTGGTTCGTGGGCGAGGTATAGATAAAGTGATTGAGCTTGCTATTTATGCTAAGCGTCAGAAAATTTCTGCTAAATTTTATATATTTGGTGATGGCCCTGAGCGTGAGAAAATACTGTCAGATATCATCGCGTATGATGTAAGTGATGTTGTAGTGTATAAGGGTTTTAAACCGCGTGATGAGTATATTCGCTTTTTAGTTGGTGCGGATTTGGGGTTGGTTTTTAATTCTGGCGCTGCTGTTGTGCCTACATTTCCATCTAAATCTATCGATTATCTCCGGGCGGCTGTGCCCATTCTTGCATATGTTGAGGATGCCACTGATTTTGGAAATATTTTAGAGGGCAATATAAGAGCGGGCTGGAGTGCTTCACCAAGCAATAATTCAAAATTATTTGAGAATTTTTCTGCAGTTGCTCAAATGACTAGAGAGGATCTTTTTTTAGTTGGCGCCCAAGGGCAGGCTTGGTATTTAGAAAACATGACAGTGCGTAAAATATCGAGTCAGTTAGTTTTGTGCCGCTCAGTCGGTCATGATGAGGAAGATATTAAGATGTAA
- a CDS encoding EpsG family protein, producing MAIFLSLLYFVLVAGLRDDTGYDWYVYHAIYDGVSTSSDLSDAVSFGYEKGSELGFSVFLYFLSFSGAGFWLPQILVCLLNLYAFVRLNNYLGNGAVKGLLVYYCWLFLVLQMGVMRMSISLSILSLGLIYLLQRNNVKFLVCVCLACVFHVFSLIIGFVMFLAKLNFPRRIMVPVLLVLSVLYLSGIDTLGVVLYQLSGYMPGFVFSKVDLYLRLGDMYQRGVGEFLYKFLIVVVFIFLHSRLDWLSRIERYLLNLSFIYLIFLLLFWKYPIFHDRVKYFVIMPYFYLFFIILNKLNLINRLFYGSAVLLMSVMILIHEVTRPGFYPYTPYFNMYERWLGGGGNDGEERTLKYYREYELEMGLGE from the coding sequence GTGGCCATTTTTCTTTCGCTTTTATATTTCGTGCTCGTGGCTGGGTTGCGAGATGATACTGGCTATGATTGGTATGTTTATCACGCAATTTATGATGGGGTTTCCACGAGTTCTGATCTCTCAGACGCTGTAAGTTTTGGGTATGAGAAAGGATCAGAACTGGGTTTTTCTGTTTTCCTGTATTTTTTGAGTTTTTCGGGAGCCGGCTTCTGGTTGCCTCAAATTTTAGTTTGCTTGTTAAATCTCTATGCCTTCGTTCGGCTGAATAATTACCTCGGTAATGGTGCTGTTAAAGGTCTTCTGGTCTATTACTGCTGGTTATTTCTGGTGTTGCAGATGGGCGTTATGAGGATGTCTATCTCATTGTCTATACTTTCCTTGGGGCTAATATATCTGTTGCAAAGAAATAATGTTAAGTTTCTGGTGTGTGTGTGTCTTGCATGTGTGTTTCATGTTTTTTCTTTAATTATTGGTTTTGTCATGTTTTTGGCTAAGCTGAACTTTCCAAGAAGAATTATGGTGCCTGTTTTGCTTGTGTTGTCGGTTTTGTATTTGTCGGGTATTGATACTTTAGGTGTGGTTCTGTATCAGCTTTCTGGTTACATGCCGGGATTCGTTTTTTCAAAAGTTGATTTGTATTTAAGGCTGGGGGATATGTATCAAAGAGGAGTGGGTGAGTTTTTATATAAGTTTTTAATTGTTGTGGTTTTTATTTTTTTGCATTCCAGGTTGGATTGGCTTAGCCGGATTGAACGATATCTCTTAAATTTAAGCTTTATTTATTTAATCTTTTTGCTGCTATTTTGGAAGTATCCAATTTTCCATGATCGCGTTAAATACTTTGTAATCATGCCTTATTTTTATCTTTTTTTTATTATTTTGAATAAATTAAATTTAATTAATAGGCTTTTTTATGGTTCGGCAGTGTTGCTCATGAGTGTCATGATCCTTATTCATGAGGTAACACGGCCAGGATTTTACCCCTATACGCCATATTTCAATATGTATGAACGATGGCTGGGAGGGGGGGGTAATGACGGAGAAGAACGAACACTAAAGTACTATCGAGAATATGAGTTAGAAATGGGGTTGGGTGAGTGA
- a CDS encoding Wzz/FepE/Etk N-terminal domain-containing protein — protein sequence MNAISPAVQQTSNDEIDLAALFHALWEQKLLIALVTLLVGMAAAAYAFLVTPEYQVQSVLRPAAIKDLDALNRTDVYELTPEQAMQRVGAALESYDSRLGFFRANQGLFEALRQPGRSLEQTFERFNQEAFKMLQPDPKKTEKLSGYVGVQLTYPKDVNGIALVNGLVEHAIQSERERIDSDLKTVIQNRLNQLELKIAAARANYEASKEATIAKLIEADSLKRAELQDELKALRQQSKTHRDNHITQLEEAIRIAKALGISKPTTPSALGEGERAGQGSVIRTEVNNKEVPLYFMGNEALEAERNALLQRRSDDFTEPRIAQIAKELQLLAHNRQIEVLNQRENADLFLKDLAIWREEAARLRSLQVDVSDLKLVSIDQVAVEPLRPVKPKKALILVSGVVLGGMLGLFIALLRNLLRRKSSAIAPA from the coding sequence GTGAATGCGATCTCTCCCGCGGTACAACAGACATCTAATGATGAAATCGACTTGGCTGCGCTATTTCACGCGCTCTGGGAGCAAAAGCTGCTGATTGCCCTGGTGACCTTGCTGGTCGGCATGGCCGCGGCGGCGTATGCCTTCCTGGTCACCCCCGAATACCAGGTGCAAAGCGTACTGCGCCCCGCGGCGATCAAGGATCTCGATGCCTTGAATCGCACCGACGTTTATGAGCTGACGCCTGAGCAAGCTATGCAGCGCGTCGGGGCTGCGTTGGAATCATATGACAGCCGGCTGGGTTTCTTTCGCGCCAACCAAGGCCTGTTCGAGGCCTTGCGCCAGCCTGGTCGAAGCCTTGAGCAAACCTTTGAACGCTTCAATCAGGAAGCGTTCAAGATGTTGCAGCCCGACCCGAAAAAGACCGAAAAACTGAGCGGCTATGTGGGCGTCCAGTTGACTTACCCCAAGGATGTCAATGGCATCGCGCTCGTCAATGGTTTGGTTGAACATGCGATTCAGTCAGAGCGCGAGCGCATCGATTCAGACCTGAAAACCGTGATCCAGAATCGTCTGAATCAACTTGAGCTGAAGATAGCCGCGGCCCGCGCTAACTACGAGGCGAGTAAGGAAGCCACGATCGCCAAGCTGATCGAGGCCGATAGCCTCAAGCGTGCGGAGTTGCAAGATGAGCTCAAGGCCTTGCGTCAGCAGTCGAAGACCCATCGCGACAACCACATTACCCAACTGGAGGAAGCGATCCGCATCGCCAAGGCGCTGGGTATCAGCAAACCCACGACGCCTTCCGCATTAGGGGAGGGGGAGCGTGCGGGGCAAGGCAGTGTGATCCGTACCGAGGTCAACAATAAGGAAGTTCCGCTCTATTTTATGGGCAACGAAGCGTTGGAAGCTGAGCGTAATGCGCTGCTGCAACGCCGCTCCGACGACTTCACCGAGCCGCGTATCGCGCAGATCGCCAAGGAGCTGCAGTTGCTGGCGCACAATCGGCAGATTGAAGTGCTCAACCAGCGCGAAAATGCAGACCTGTTCCTCAAGGACCTGGCTATCTGGCGCGAGGAGGCCGCGCGCTTGCGGAGCCTTCAGGTCGACGTCTCCGACCTCAAGCTGGTTTCCATCGATCAGGTCGCCGTGGAGCCATTGCGGCCAGTCAAACCTAAGAAAGCGCTGATCCTGGTATCGGGCGTGGTGCTCGGCGGCATGCTGGGCTTGTTCATAGCCCTGCTGCGCAACCTTTTGCGCCGTAAATCCAGCGCTATTGCACCGGCCTGA
- a CDS encoding Wzz/FepE/Etk N-terminal domain-containing protein produces MRDQPQQPSNNNNEIDLVELLRSLFQQKYLILAVASLVTLMAAAYAFLATPYYQVQSVLRPVDQGSLDELNGTGVYELTPAEALSRGAAGLSSYESRLKFFRDHQELFTGLVEPGRSLDQVFEEFNRSAFTMLQADPKKPNSLSESVGISLTYPQGVDGVAVVNGLVAYVLEAERDRIATDLKVLIANRLFGLEQKIEAARASYEASKQAQIATLLEQDALRRAQLQDELQALRTELKTRRESRIKRLDEAAQIAESLGIQNPTTPSAMADAQRKGQVVRTEVNSREIPLYFMGVEALRAERQALSERRSDDFSEPRVAEIEKELALLSRNRQVEILEQRHNEDLYLKDLAEWRQEAAQLKGIKFDTAGLQLVRVDQLALDPLTAVKPKKALIIGLGGVAGLILGVLVVLLRNLLRPKAEAIDSDEK; encoded by the coding sequence ATGCGTGATCAACCACAGCAACCCTCCAATAACAACAATGAAATCGACCTGGTCGAACTGCTTCGATCACTGTTCCAGCAGAAGTACCTGATTTTAGCCGTCGCCAGCCTGGTCACCCTGATGGCGGCTGCTTATGCCTTTCTGGCAACGCCCTACTATCAGGTGCAGAGCGTGTTGCGCCCGGTGGACCAGGGCAGCCTCGATGAATTGAATGGCACCGGCGTCTACGAACTAACCCCGGCCGAGGCATTGAGCCGCGGCGCGGCGGGGCTCTCTTCCTACGAAAGTCGCCTCAAATTCTTCCGTGACCACCAGGAGCTTTTCACTGGGCTGGTCGAACCTGGGCGCTCGCTAGATCAGGTATTCGAAGAGTTCAACCGGTCGGCTTTTACTATGCTGCAGGCTGATCCCAAGAAGCCGAATAGCCTGAGCGAGTCCGTCGGTATATCGCTGACATACCCCCAAGGAGTGGATGGGGTGGCAGTGGTCAACGGTTTGGTTGCCTATGTGCTGGAGGCTGAGCGGGATCGAATTGCCACAGACCTGAAGGTGTTGATAGCTAACCGCTTGTTCGGTCTGGAGCAGAAGATCGAGGCGGCACGGGCAAGCTACGAGGCGAGCAAGCAGGCGCAAATCGCCACCCTGCTTGAGCAGGATGCCTTGCGAAGGGCTCAACTGCAGGATGAGTTGCAGGCCTTGCGCACCGAGTTGAAAACGCGTCGGGAAAGCCGCATCAAACGGCTCGATGAAGCAGCCCAGATAGCCGAGTCGCTGGGTATTCAGAATCCTACCACTCCTTCGGCCATGGCTGACGCTCAGCGCAAGGGACAGGTCGTCCGCACCGAGGTCAACAGCCGAGAAATTCCGCTCTATTTCATGGGCGTCGAAGCCTTGAGGGCTGAGCGACAGGCCTTGAGTGAGCGCCGCTCGGACGACTTTAGCGAGCCGCGAGTTGCCGAGATCGAGAAGGAACTGGCGTTGCTGAGCCGCAATCGCCAGGTCGAGATCCTCGAACAGCGTCATAACGAGGACCTGTACCTCAAGGATCTGGCGGAATGGCGTCAGGAGGCTGCTCAACTAAAAGGGATCAAGTTCGATACCGCCGGATTGCAGTTGGTCAGGGTGGATCAACTGGCGCTCGATCCGCTCACGGCCGTCAAGCCGAAGAAGGCGCTGATCATCGGCTTGGGCGGGGTTGCTGGCCTGATACTCGGTGTTCTTGTGGTTTTGTTACGCAATCTGCTACGGCCCAAGGCGGAGGCCATTGACTCAGACGAAAAATAG